The sequence below is a genomic window from Paroedura picta isolate Pp20150507F chromosome 12, Ppicta_v3.0, whole genome shotgun sequence.
taacaATTCTGCTTCCTCAAACGTTCACTTTGCAAGCACTTTCTCTTGGCATGATCGATGTCTTCTTCCTAGTTGACTTAGAGATACCGTTTGGGAACACTGAGGAGGGGtttgtgggttttgttgttgttgttttggtccTTAATTACTGAAATTCTCAAACCACTGGTTTTGTTGTTTGGAtctcttttcctcttctcttttttgtTTCGTCTTGAAGATTTATCGAATTTTGTTTAAAACCCAGCAGGCTGGTgttttgtggctttttaaaaaaattgttgtttcagtgcattttttttttaattgctactTTGGGGCGAGGAGATACTTCCTTTAATTGTTTCCAAATCCAGGCGTTTGCaagagcagctcccccccccccccatttgccatAACCCCAATTGAATTTGTAGccctttggtcttgagagagaagCTGCAGGGTCAAAGTTGATAAAGGACGGAGAGAAGCCAGAGCTGGTTTCTGCTTCCTCCGCCGCTAGTGCCAAAGGAGATAAATTGGGCTCAGTTCCCTGTCCTCCATCATAAGTGTTGGAAAAGGAGATTTTCGGCATACTGTACAGGAGGAACAGCGTTACAGTGTTCCAAATTATAAATGGATGAATCGGTGCTTAATGAATCATGCAAATCCTCCGCCCGGTTGAGGACAGAGATGGACTCAGCCAAGAGTTTGAAGATGACGCCATGTTGAAACGAGAAAGGCAGGTGGGGTATGTGTGTGAATTTTTCCACGCATCTGGCTCTTTAAGGGTACAGGTGGTGCAGCAGGCATATTTGATGTCCATGCTGACAAAAGTGAATGGATTTCAGAAGAAGACATGGTTGGTCCCTCTTCAGAGCAGCTGAGACTCTGAGAAATGTTTCATTAAGATATCGAATTACCTTTTACCCAAAAATGATTTCATgatgttttacccccccccccattaaaaagaaaatttgtGGACCGTGCAGCTGAGCTGCCCCCACACGGCGAACCTCTGGGAGGCCCCGCATCAGGTACACTTTGCATTAGGTGCACCCCTCCTGGAGAGGGGGCACAGCGGGAGGGCCGACCCCTCCCTCTCACCGTCCCTCCCTCATTGCTTGAGCTGCTAAATGGATCCATTGTTCCAGTTCAGATTAGCGAAAGGAAATGGCTGCCCTGCCGCTTTATTTCAGCCCTGTGGACGGGGCTGGGCTCTTGGGTGACTGTTCTGTGAGCTCTTCGCCTGGTAGCGAGAGTTCTGGGGTCTGCAGTCCTCCTTGTCCCAAGGGCCTTCATCTGCAGAGTCCTAGTGGTGCCGCGCCCTCTCCAGTGCTAACCATTTCCGCTCTGGCTTGGCTAATAAGGGGCAAGCtctcttttcatttatttttttagaaaaggAACTTGGAATTTAAAGAGGAGAGTGTCCCAATTCTTTACCTTGCTTCAAGAAATAATGTTTGCTAGTTTTGTTTTCTAAGCCCATATTTTTGAGAGGGTAaaaaagcgagagagagagagagaaagaaaaaaaacagatcgtCTTTATTTTCTTGATAAAGTTATTGAAGCTGAGATGGGACGCTCACTCGGTTTTATATTCAGATAATTCTATAGCCAGAGAAAGTGTCGATATTTTTTGGACAAGGAAATGGGACTATGCAAATTTGAAAGGCAAATGGCTTgaagagttagttttaatgcTTTCTAAACTTTGAAATCTAAAAGCAGACTAAAAGTAAAATCTAAAGGCATTTTTGTTGTCTAATGCAAGTATAGAAGATGTTAGTTCCGCAGTTGTTTTTGATGATTGTTCAAAAAGTTTTGTGGGGGCTGGAGGGGAAttaatgtttcttttctttcttttttttttaaatcatggttTTTAACTTACTCCTCTAGTGTTTCTGTTCTTTTACAACGGAATGCTGTGCCGTCTTTTGATTCAACTGATCGTGTTTGTATTCTGTTACCTGGTTCCTAATGTagagaaaaaaacagatataaagagGAAATCACTATAATGTCAAATATCATTACGGTTTTGGGGGAAATaaaggggatttttttggggTACTTCACCTCCAATCTGTCTTGGTTTGCTTTTTTTATTGTCTTTACTGTCTGAGCTGCATTGTAATCTGAAGTTTAAGAGCAAATGATCCTAAAATAAACCTTCAAACATAAACATAGACCTTCAAACTTTAAAAAGTTGGACAGCTAAAAAGATTGGCTCTGTATGTCTAAGATTCCGTTTTGAAGTGTACGGTTGACTACAGTGTAAATGTAGAATTTCCTTTATCTGTAATTCATAGCAATTGTCATCAgcatcttcttctcctctcttatACTATCAGGAAAATAAACCAGCTAATATTGGGGAGTTATTCAACTGAGATAACATCTCTACTAGTCTGTGGAGCAACTGGAACAATGGGAGCAGgtgaaaagaagagttgtttttttgcaaaaattgactggctcaaggtcacccagctggctgcctgtgaaggagtaGTGGGGGGTCAAATCCAGTTCtacaaattagaggctgccactgttaaccactacaccaatcttgCTCTCTTCTCTATATATGAAGAATATTTGGTGCTTATattccatttttctctacccgaaggagtctcaaagtggcttacattctccttccctttcctctctccacaacagacaccctgtgagggaggtggggctgaaaaagccctgatattactgctcagcagaacagctttatcagtgctgtggtgagcccaaggtcacccatctggttggaatcaaacctggtttgccagattagaagtccgcgctgctaaccactacaccaagcaggcttcgCAAAAGTGTGTGTAAGTTTTTAGAGCCTTGCTTGGGTTGCAGAGATGGAACTTCGCCTGCATTTTCTCACCAATCTTGCCAACATCCTTCCCAGGTAGCTCACTAACACAACTGCCCCTTTGCAGTCGTATCATTATACTCAGTGATAAATAAGGGGCTGAGAACAGGGCCTTGCCTAGGGATACCTGGTGAACCTATGAACAATTTATTTTACTGCATTGAGGATCCAGAGTGGtggttcaaacctgggtctccacccTAGTCCaggctcaaccagggtttcatgatggctctggaagggtttctccaagtgggaatttattaatttttaatacattttaaacatttaaagatTTATCcgtaatatgatcatatatggtcatgtcaacctgcccccctcccaaaatgaccagtgatggggatgggaaggggagcagcctggatgggcctgtacacagctatgtttcccaagcaCATTCTGAACAATCgcattacttctggggtttctcaaagcttgaatcGAATAttccagggctttctcaatggtaaaaaagttgagaaaggctgtcctagtctGATACCACAGGGGCTCACTATGGACTTCTCCCCCAACACCCCCACTCTGAGAATAGCTGATGCACTTAGTCATGCACAGTCCTTGCACCGACTGCTTACTTCCTAATGTCCTTGCCAACACTTAGATATTTTTTTCCTCAGGCCAAGGGTGGTTAGAATGTCTTGCTAAGGGACAAGAGGCCTGAGTTCGAATTTCCAACCgcaccctgaacctcagtggcTGCTCATGGGCCAAGTCAATGACTGACAAAATCAAACCTTCACAGAGGTGGGGAAGGGGACAGATTGGGCGTACTAACTTAGTgaaggggtttttaaaaattatttcaaaataggcacatttctccttttttttaaaaaaaagtggcCACTTGGATGGTTCTTCCAACTGAGGCATCAAGAATGTCCCTCCACaacttccccctctctcagaatGAATTTTTCAGGATTGCTGGAGTAATGGGTCAGTGAACCTGGAACAGCCATTCTCTGTGTCTGCATAGCAAGCCAGCTCCAAGGGAGGAAGGAGTAAATCCTCATCTTCAAGTTTTGAATTAAGGGGTTGTTGCCATTGTTATTGCCATTAAGTCACCTGATGAGGTGTTgccatgcctgcctctgtgtcacaaccctggtattccctcCAAGTCCCAGCACAgactctgcttggcttctgagattggACTTGTGACACACCATTCCTGTCATCTGAGGGACATACAGAGCCTCCTatgatttttttgggaggggggggagtcaagtTTATTTTAAATGACAAACCTCCTGGGTGTCCTAAAGGAAGTGCATAtcacccaggggtggccaaactgtgactccccagatgtccacggactacaattcccatgagcccctatgagCTACTGacgcactcatgggaattgtagtctgtggacatctggagagccacagtttggccactcctcatCTAGGCACTGGGATTCGCTGCTGTGAAGTAAGTTTAGCGGTGAGCAAATGGAATATGGAGATCATTTTGGCAGGAATTTTATATAAATACGTATTTATTTCCCAGTTGCTTTCAAAAAACAGCTTagcagcacaggtctccaggCAGACAAAGGAGACACCTGGCTGAGGCACATTCATTTAAACAGCTTCAGAGAGTACATGGAAGTTTCTTTACTATTTTCAGGCAAAAACAGGCTTTTGCTGACTAgctctagatcaggagtagtcaaactgcggccctccagagtccatggactacaattcccatgagcccctacaagaacgctggcaggggctcatgggcattgtactccattgacatctggagggccgcagtttgactacccctgctctagatggatcCTGTCACACACAAAGGACTCCACCCACAAGAGCCTGCCCGTTCCCGGGCGTCAGACTAAATACCCCAATGTCTaccaaagaccctggagagcagctgccagcctgagtagacaatgctgatcttgatggaccattgatctgattcaGTAATAAATATGTATGGgacacgcatgaagctgcctcaatTTATTACCAGAGACAGACTTAACAACCAGCGATGGAGCAGAAACGATCTTCTGTCGGACAACACAACTTTGAGTTTCGGCACGATTGTTCCAGCAACTTTTAGGCACCAACCACGCACGGCGAATGAGTCCAATAAAACCCGGAAGTGATGGCTGTGTGTAACCTTTTTATTACACCTCTTCGGGCGAGTGCTGATTTCTCTGATCTTTAATTCCATCATAGAGTTAGAAAAAGGCTAACGTGACTCAATGTAAACTTCCGGCCAAAACTGAAACTGGATGTGTCTCTACGTCAGTTCTgaaacttttattattattgctaatATTACAATTATTAGAAATAATAACATTGCATTCTGCCAAACGGGGGTAAACCCCCTATGCGGAGGCTACTTTGTCAGCGAGATGCCAAAGGAAGTGTGCCTCTCTATCCGTTTAGTAACTCTATGGTGAAACGCACCCTATCCACTTTACATGGGCtgagggaagagaagaaaagcagaggcCGGAAACAGCTGGCCGCTCTAGCCTCGATCTCTATTACTTGGTTCCTGATTGGGTGACTTGGCCGGAAGTAGGAGACTTGTGGTCGATAGAGTGGAGGGAGACTGTCAGAGAGAAGGAGTTTTAAGTAAATGATGGTGAGTTGCGCTAAATGGGGTGGCTGGTTTGGATCGCATTGCGCTTTCCCGTTGAGGGTCGTTTACTGGGTTTTTGAAAAGATACTTTGTTTTCATGTATATTCttaaatatacataaaacaaatgaGATGTTGCCCATCATCATACTGGAGAAGCTTTGAGTATGGATATTAGAAccctaaagttggaaggggccatagaagccatctagtccaaccccgtgatcagtgcaggatcaaccttaaagcatccaggataacaaTTATAGAATCCTAAAGATGGAAAGGGCTACACTGGTCatgtagtccaaacccctgctcagtgcaggatcagcctgacaCATCCAGGataagagtcatagaatcctagtgtttgaagtgtccatagaggccatctagtccaaccccttgttcagtgcaggatcagcctaaagcctccaTGAGTTTCCACAGTTAAGGGGCTGCACAGGAAAATTTCTCTTCCAGGCTGCTGCCTGCCTGACTGCTGGAGACAGGCTCGACCTGGTACAGATCTTTTGGGACAGTAGGCATTTGTTTCCCCTTTCTCTGCTACTCTTGGTCATTCataactttttaaagaaacacatcATTCGAGTTGTGGAATATACCAGAGGTTGGTTGCAGGAATTAAGGTTCTGATCAGCATTGGTGTTTATTAATCACTGTAATATAAGAAGAGCACGGTGTAGGGTGGAGGCCAGAACAAACAAAATCAGTGGGTctccccctcccgcctcccccagAATGGGTTGTGGAGATGTTTGCTGTTGTTTGAAGTTCTTATtatccaaaatatttatttattttaaaatttttaaaaagtgcatcttTTGAATGCTTTTCGTTTTGTCTTTATTGCTTTGTTCTTTTTAGTTTCATTTTGAGCTTTCTTGGTTTTATTTGCATGCTACTTTACAGACATATTTTTGGAATGGTTGAGTACCACTTAAATCTATTGTGTGATATTGTTGCAAATTACATCTTGTCAATAAAAAGAATgactgttttcctttcctctgtttgTGTTTCAGGCCACAGCTACTGACCAGGTGGTCGGATATGGCTTAGTAGCCTTCAGTCTGATTCTCTTTGCTTACTATACTGTCTGGATTATCGTTCTGGTATGGACGTTGTTTGCTGTAGTATAACCAGCAGCAATTATTAGGGGGGGATTCAGGTAGAATGGGTTTCCCCAAAGCTTGTTCTCTTTTAAATGGGGCTGGTGGGGATTAAACCTGCAGCCTTCCACTTGCATAACCCAATGCTGAGCTACAGTGGCCACAAATTTCCAGTACATATACAGCAATGCCATTTAAGGTAACCTGAAACTCCAGAAGGGACCTGCCCACAGCTGTGCCTTTAATATATTTGTGTCTGTTTCCATAGCCCTTCATTGAGAGCGACCACATCATTCATAAGTATTTCTTGCCCCGGGAATACTCAGTGATCATCCCTGTGGCTGCTGGGCTGCTGTTACTGCTCTTTATTGGTGAGTCAAATCTCAGCCCGCAGTGAGGGGTAGATTTAGCCGATTGGGTGACTTGTCTACAACTGCCCTGCTGTGTGCTGCTGGCATTCTTTAGCCAGTAGATTTGGAAAGCTTTATCCTTTgaaggccagtgtggtgtagtatttaacagtggcagcctctaatctggagaaccaggtttgataccccactcctccacatgcagccagctgggtgcccttgggccagtctcagagcTCTAccagccctacctcacagggcatctgttgtggggagaggaagggaaggcaattgtatgccactgagactctttcaggtaataaaaagtggggtacaaaacaacagctcttgTTTGCTTCTGCAGACACCACCCTCCTCCCAGTTCCATTTGGCGTGCCTGTCACATGTTGTGTGACTTTTTAAATGTTACACACGTTCAAAACatcttggggagaggaaagagaaagagactgtaagccgctttgagactacttcgggtagagaaaagcggcatgtaagaaccaacccttcttcttatcTCTTGTACAGATTCTTACAGGGTTTAAATAATGACAGATGCACCTGCAATACAGGGGCCTTGAGAATTAGAGTGGCAGACCACACAGAAAtcagggttcaaatccccgctcg
It includes:
- the DPM2 gene encoding dolichol phosphate-mannose biosynthesis regulatory protein is translated as MMATATDQVVGYGLVAFSLILFAYYTVWIIVLPFIESDHIIHKYFLPREYSVIIPVAAGLLLLLFIGVFIAIVAWKNRKPTKKSA